In Moorella sp. Hama-1, a single genomic region encodes these proteins:
- a CDS encoding acyltransferase, with product MGKPHIGEVDYLRVLGLITIVLIHAWGFYLLMPVASPYSRIVQELGINLMRFGRQVFMFITGLVLFYNYSGRQVNIKRFFTRRLQNLVIPYAIWTAVYLLIKRSSQMVTWSGLGGFIALWWQNVLNGNGYSHLYYILVAIQFYLFFPWLVALFRPRRPATTAEIIIGLGLVLYALYYYLFEVQQDLVMAAVTGTPLAGITGWFLLYKDRLLFSYFPYYLLGALAGLHLETWRQWLQSHWEAVLVLLVLATSLVTGQYFYHYRYQGQAWALTISVFKPSIYLYSLAIIAAGFQLAFYLERHGYLRWLVAPLAANSLGIYLLHPAVLFIFNSYFWQYLRLFGFLLVILEPAAAIVISGAISALLGSNRYTRFIIGEAGNLRYNFPWPKLRAHKAALSDYGQKML from the coding sequence ATGGGGAAACCCCATATCGGCGAGGTTGATTACCTGCGGGTTTTGGGCCTAATAACTATTGTTTTGATCCACGCCTGGGGATTCTACCTGCTGATGCCGGTGGCCAGCCCTTATAGCCGGATCGTCCAGGAGCTGGGCATTAACTTGATGCGCTTCGGCCGCCAGGTCTTCATGTTTATCACCGGCCTGGTCCTCTTTTATAACTACAGCGGCCGCCAGGTAAATATCAAGCGCTTTTTCACCCGCCGCCTGCAAAACCTGGTCATACCCTATGCTATCTGGACGGCCGTCTACCTGCTGATTAAACGCTCGTCCCAGATGGTCACCTGGTCCGGTTTGGGCGGCTTTATCGCTTTATGGTGGCAAAACGTCCTCAACGGCAACGGCTACAGCCATCTGTATTATATTTTGGTAGCCATCCAGTTCTACCTGTTTTTCCCCTGGCTGGTCGCCCTCTTTCGACCCCGGCGGCCGGCCACAACGGCAGAAATCATTATCGGGCTGGGCCTGGTCCTCTATGCTCTCTATTACTACCTGTTCGAAGTCCAGCAGGACCTGGTTATGGCCGCCGTGACCGGTACGCCCCTGGCCGGTATTACCGGTTGGTTCTTGCTTTATAAAGACCGCCTGCTCTTTTCTTATTTTCCCTACTACCTCCTGGGAGCCCTGGCCGGCCTGCACCTGGAAACCTGGCGGCAATGGCTGCAAAGCCACTGGGAAGCCGTCCTTGTCCTCTTGGTTTTGGCCACCAGCCTGGTAACCGGTCAGTATTTCTATCACTATCGTTACCAGGGCCAGGCCTGGGCCCTGACCATCAGCGTGTTTAAGCCCAGCATCTACCTGTACAGCCTGGCCATCATCGCCGCCGGGTTTCAATTGGCCTTTTACCTGGAACGCCATGGTTACTTGCGCTGGCTGGTTGCACCCCTGGCGGCCAATTCCCTGGGGATCTACCTCCTCCATCCGGCGGTACTCTTTATCTTCAACAGCTATTTCTGGCAGTACCTGCGCCTGTTCGGTTTCCTGCTGGTCATCCTGGAACCGGCAGCCGCCATTGTTATCTCGGGGGCCATCAGTGCCCTGTTGGGGAGTAACCGCTACACCCGCTTTATCATCGGCGAAGCCGGTAACCTGAGGTACAATTTTCCCTGGCCTAAGCTGCGGGCGCACAAGGCCGCTCTCTCCGATTATGGCCAGAAAATGTTATAA
- a CDS encoding sulfite exporter TauE/SafE family protein — translation MLYLLPVAGMVIGILISLMGGGGGIFYIIILTGMFHQPVPIAASTSLATIIPTTLTAFSSHYRQGNIRLEVAWWLILGAVVGTLTGSYVTAWIPVAYQKKVLGLIMLGMLIPMARRQRQPRPVVASQPAGEGPGAREKSLIAADAINDPPTKGKFFRHTLAILYGLCGGLLSGMVGISGTPPILAGLYALGLKAKEVVGTSLMVLLAISTTGILAHSVLGAVNWQIVLSLGIGTITGAFLGPLLLNHVNTAVLDRIYGPFFFILVGLFGVYMLVA, via the coding sequence ATGTTATATCTCTTGCCCGTTGCCGGGATGGTCATCGGCATCCTGATCTCCCTTATGGGTGGTGGCGGCGGCATCTTTTATATTATCATCCTAACCGGGATGTTTCACCAGCCGGTACCGATAGCCGCTTCAACTTCTCTGGCCACTATTATCCCCACGACTCTGACGGCTTTTTCCAGCCACTATCGCCAAGGAAATATCCGGCTGGAAGTGGCCTGGTGGCTCATCCTGGGAGCCGTAGTGGGGACCCTGACCGGGTCATATGTTACTGCCTGGATACCAGTGGCCTACCAGAAAAAGGTTTTAGGACTGATCATGCTGGGGATGCTCATCCCGATGGCCAGGCGCCAGCGGCAACCGCGGCCAGTCGTGGCTTCACAGCCTGCCGGTGAAGGTCCCGGAGCAAGGGAAAAATCCTTAATTGCCGCTGACGCCATAAATGACCCTCCCACCAAAGGGAAGTTCTTCCGCCATACCCTGGCGATTTTATACGGTCTTTGCGGCGGCCTCTTGTCCGGCATGGTTGGTATTAGCGGTACGCCACCAATCCTGGCCGGTCTCTATGCCCTGGGATTAAAGGCTAAGGAGGTAGTGGGCACCTCTTTAATGGTCTTGCTGGCCATCAGCACCACCGGAATCCTCGCCCACTCGGTCCTGGGAGCGGTGAATTGGCAAATAGTCCTTTCGCTGGGTATAGGTACGATTACCGGCGCCTTTCTGGGGCCGTTATTGCTTAACCATGTCAATACCGCAGTTCTGGACAGGATTTATGGCCCTTTCTTTTTTATCCTAGTAGGGCTCTTCGGGGTATATATGCTCGTGGCTTAA
- a CDS encoding ammonium transporter gives MKRKRLDLHVARVAPEEKKRGVKQAVPFSRCQPLTLPGYTRVGLLLVLFLLLGAVLARPAAAATPATVDAGDTAFILVASALVMLMTPGLALFYGGMVRQKNVLSIIVQCLVIVALISVQWVLWGYSLAFGPDHGHLIGDLSWLGFRGVGLEPNAAYAATIPHQVFAMFQLMFAIITPALITGSFAERMRFPAFLLFTVAWATLVYDPLAHWVWGTGGWLRELGALDFAGGTVVHISAGVAGLVSALVLGRRRDYRRRPLPPHNLPMTVLGAALLWFGWFGFNAGSALGANGLAGNAFVTTNTAAGAATLGWLAVEWLLHGKPTALGAASGAVAGLVAITPAAGFVTPLAALVIGGIGGALCCLSVSVAKAKLGYDDSLDAFGCHGVGGTWGAIATGIFATTAVNPAGASGLLYGNPRLLAIQVLGVAAAWAFTAVVTYGILKAISLLTPLRVTAAEEEAGLDLTQHGESAYPDTSLAALDIEPAPAGQGMATRRELAVN, from the coding sequence ATGAAGCGTAAACGGTTGGACCTTCATGTCGCCAGGGTGGCACCGGAGGAGAAGAAAAGGGGTGTTAAACAGGCTGTGCCTTTTTCCCGCTGCCAACCCCTTACCTTGCCCGGCTATACCCGGGTTGGTTTACTACTGGTATTATTTTTACTGCTGGGAGCCGTCCTGGCGCGGCCGGCGGCAGCGGCCACCCCGGCTACGGTGGATGCCGGCGACACGGCCTTCATCCTGGTGGCCAGCGCCCTGGTGATGCTCATGACCCCCGGCCTGGCCCTCTTTTATGGCGGTATGGTCCGCCAGAAGAATGTCCTGAGTATAATCGTGCAATGCCTGGTCATCGTAGCCCTGATTTCCGTCCAGTGGGTCCTGTGGGGTTACTCCCTGGCCTTTGGCCCCGATCACGGCCACCTGATCGGCGATTTAAGCTGGCTGGGTTTCCGGGGTGTGGGTCTGGAACCCAACGCCGCTTATGCCGCCACCATCCCCCACCAGGTCTTTGCCATGTTCCAGCTCATGTTTGCCATTATTACCCCGGCCCTGATTACCGGCTCCTTTGCCGAGCGGATGCGTTTTCCGGCCTTTTTGCTTTTCACCGTCGCCTGGGCGACCCTGGTCTATGACCCCCTGGCCCACTGGGTCTGGGGCACGGGTGGCTGGTTGCGGGAGCTGGGCGCCCTGGACTTTGCCGGTGGCACGGTGGTGCATATCAGCGCCGGGGTGGCCGGGCTGGTTAGCGCCCTGGTCCTGGGACGCCGGCGGGATTACAGGCGCCGGCCCCTGCCGCCCCATAACCTCCCCATGACCGTCCTGGGAGCGGCCCTGTTATGGTTCGGCTGGTTTGGTTTTAATGCCGGTAGCGCCCTGGGGGCCAACGGCCTGGCCGGCAACGCCTTCGTCACCACCAATACGGCCGCCGGGGCCGCCACCCTGGGATGGTTGGCGGTAGAATGGCTCCTTCATGGCAAGCCCACGGCCCTGGGGGCGGCCAGCGGTGCCGTGGCCGGCCTGGTGGCCATTACCCCGGCGGCGGGTTTTGTCACCCCCCTGGCGGCCCTGGTCATTGGCGGTATCGGCGGTGCCCTTTGCTGCCTGTCGGTCTCTGTGGCCAAGGCCAAACTGGGTTACGATGATTCCCTGGACGCCTTTGGCTGCCATGGTGTCGGCGGCACCTGGGGGGCCATCGCCACCGGTATTTTTGCTACCACGGCCGTTAACCCTGCCGGCGCCAGCGGCCTGCTTTACGGTAATCCCCGCCTGCTGGCGATCCAGGTCCTGGGTGTCGCAGCGGCCTGGGCCTTTACCGCCGTTGTAACTTATGGCATTCTCAAGGCCATTAGCCTGCTGACACCTTTACGGGTAACAGCCGCCGAGGAAGAAGCCGGCCTGGATCTCACCCAGCACGGTGAGAGCGCCTACCCTGATACCAGCCTGGCGGCCCTGGATATTGAACCGGCCCCGGCCGGCCAGGGTATGGCAACCCGCAGGGAACTGGCAGTCAACTAA
- a CDS encoding DUF441 family protein codes for MEPIWILLAILAVAILGRANSVAIATGLLLILKLLRVDNYLFPVLEEGGVFWGLVLLIAAILIPLARGDITHHDLGRIFTSWLGIAALFLSLLTTYLSGLGLQYLTVQGHGDVMPALILGAVIGAAFLGGVPVGPLITSGLLALMVKIVSRA; via the coding sequence ATGGAACCTATCTGGATTTTGCTGGCTATACTGGCGGTGGCTATCCTGGGCCGGGCCAATTCGGTGGCTATCGCTACAGGCTTGTTGTTGATCTTAAAACTCCTGCGGGTAGATAATTATCTCTTCCCTGTGCTTGAAGAAGGGGGCGTCTTCTGGGGTTTGGTCTTGTTGATTGCAGCCATCCTGATTCCCCTGGCCAGGGGAGATATAACCCACCATGACCTGGGACGCATTTTTACCTCATGGCTGGGCATTGCCGCCCTGTTTCTTTCCCTCCTTACCACCTATTTAAGTGGTCTGGGGCTGCAGTATTTAACGGTGCAGGGGCATGGCGATGTGATGCCGGCCTTAATCCTGGGGGCTGTTATCGGCGCCGCTTTTCTGGGGGGTGTGCCGGTAGGCCCTCTGATTACCTCGGGCCTGCTGGCCCTGATGGTGAAAATAGTTAGCCGGGCATAA
- the dmpI gene encoding 4-oxalocrotonate tautomerase DmpI, with the protein MPVIQIDAGTMSREKKAELIKNLTDAASSTLNIPVQAFTVLIRENSMDNIGSGGKPLSELHK; encoded by the coding sequence ATGCCAGTAATCCAAATTGACGCCGGAACGATGAGCCGGGAGAAAAAGGCGGAGCTCATCAAAAACCTCACCGATGCCGCCAGTTCGACGCTCAACATACCCGTTCAAGCTTTTACGGTCCTTATACGGGAAAACTCTATGGACAACATAGGTAGTGGCGGCAAACCCCTATCTGAATTACACAAGTAA
- a CDS encoding acyl-CoA dehydratase activase, giving the protein MDCFLGIDVGSVSAKIVALDPEKKMLFETYLRTHGNPIEALQEGFQQLEKDLPDLRVLAVGTTGSGRHLAAAMVGADTVKNEITAHAVAAREIHTDVRTVIDIGGQDSKIIFLKNGVSNGFNMNSVCAAGTGSFLDHQASRLNVPIEQFGELALRSQSPVRIAGRCGVFAESDLISKQQMGYSKEDLIAGLCLALARNYLTNVARGKEIRPVVLFQGGVAANVGLRAAFETLLHLPIIVPPYYRVMGAMGAALLARERWHKTKKPSAFRGIKAIASFQCAPRSFICNDCTNSCEISELYICGEIVGRWGSRCGKWANLRLSSAGREDQREKLSLIRLGA; this is encoded by the coding sequence ATGGACTGCTTCCTGGGTATTGATGTCGGCAGTGTCAGCGCCAAGATTGTCGCCCTGGATCCGGAGAAAAAGATGCTCTTTGAAACCTACCTGCGCACCCACGGCAACCCCATCGAGGCCCTGCAGGAGGGCTTTCAGCAACTGGAGAAAGATTTGCCGGATTTACGGGTCCTGGCCGTTGGTACTACCGGTTCGGGCCGCCACCTGGCGGCCGCCATGGTGGGGGCCGACACAGTCAAAAACGAGATTACCGCCCACGCCGTGGCCGCCCGGGAGATTCACACCGATGTGCGAACGGTCATCGACATCGGCGGGCAGGACTCGAAGATTATCTTCCTGAAGAACGGCGTCTCCAACGGCTTTAATATGAACAGTGTCTGCGCCGCCGGTACCGGCTCTTTTCTGGACCACCAGGCCAGCCGCCTCAATGTGCCCATTGAACAATTCGGCGAGCTGGCCCTGCGCTCGCAGAGCCCGGTGCGCATTGCCGGCCGCTGCGGCGTCTTTGCCGAATCCGATCTGATCAGCAAACAACAGATGGGTTACAGCAAAGAAGATTTAATTGCCGGCCTCTGCCTGGCCCTGGCCCGCAACTACCTGACCAACGTCGCTCGGGGGAAGGAAATCCGGCCGGTAGTCCTCTTCCAGGGCGGCGTGGCGGCCAACGTGGGCCTGCGGGCCGCCTTCGAGACCCTGCTGCATCTCCCCATCATCGTGCCCCCTTACTATCGCGTTATGGGAGCCATGGGTGCGGCCCTCCTGGCCCGGGAGCGGTGGCACAAAACAAAGAAACCCAGCGCCTTCCGGGGGATCAAGGCCATCGCCTCTTTCCAGTGCGCGCCCCGGAGCTTCATTTGCAACGACTGCACCAACAGCTGCGAGATCAGTGAGCTCTACATCTGCGGCGAGATCGTCGGTCGCTGGGGTAGCCGCTGCGGCAAGTGGGCCAACCTGCGCCTTTCCTCGGCCGGCCGTGAGGATCAGCGGGAAAAATTAAGCCTGATCCGCCTGGGGGCCTAG
- a CDS encoding P-II family nitrogen regulator yields the protein MYKIEAVIRPEKFESVKEALGRFGIHGLTVTHVVGCGQQKGKTEVYRGATYNIDLLPKVKVEIVLEDRYIDDVVAIITSQARTGNIGDGKIFIYRLEDAVRIRTGERGTAAI from the coding sequence ATGTATAAAATTGAAGCCGTCATCCGGCCAGAAAAGTTTGAAAGCGTCAAGGAGGCCCTGGGTCGCTTCGGCATTCACGGTCTGACCGTCACCCACGTCGTCGGTTGCGGCCAGCAAAAGGGTAAAACCGAGGTTTACCGGGGCGCCACCTATAACATTGACCTGCTGCCCAAGGTCAAGGTGGAAATCGTCCTGGAAGACCGGTATATCGACGATGTCGTGGCGATCATTACCAGCCAGGCCCGTACCGGCAATATCGGCGACGGTAAGATTTTTATTTACCGGTTGGAAGACGCCGTCAGGATTCGTACAGGGGAACGGGGTACGGCGGCGATCTAA
- a CDS encoding MarR family winged helix-turn-helix transcriptional regulator, with product MPSDHGPDNITGPLIDACWQFWRQWRQASHPVRKGEITPEQYWLLKRLLRGGPMNISELAGGLGITNSSATTATKRLEKMGLVARQRQKDDERVVLVTLTDAGRQVLEGWAGEQRRALADLLTPLNREERVALLHLFQKIIQAG from the coding sequence TTGCCATCAGACCATGGACCTGATAATATCACCGGCCCCCTCATTGACGCCTGCTGGCAGTTCTGGCGGCAGTGGCGCCAGGCCTCTCACCCGGTGCGCAAGGGGGAAATCACCCCGGAACAATACTGGCTGTTAAAGCGGCTGCTGCGGGGCGGGCCCATGAATATCAGTGAACTCGCCGGGGGCCTGGGCATTACTAATAGTTCGGCTACTACGGCTACCAAGCGTTTGGAAAAAATGGGCCTGGTGGCCCGGCAGCGGCAAAAGGATGATGAGCGGGTCGTGTTAGTCACCCTGACGGATGCCGGCCGGCAGGTCCTGGAGGGATGGGCCGGGGAACAGCGTCGGGCCCTGGCTGACCTTTTAACCCCCCTGAACCGGGAGGAACGCGTCGCCCTGCTACACCTGTTTCAGAAAATAATCCAGGCTGGTTAG
- a CDS encoding ABC transporter ATP-binding protein, with product MEMAIEVQDLVKCFGNHEAVAGVTFNVAAGEVFGLLGPNGAGKTTTIRMLTTLLPPTAGQIKIAGLEATRQGALVRQLIGYVPQALSADGTLTGYENLLFFTKLLRLPTRERKKRIEETLALLHLEEAAGRLVREYSGGMVRRLEIGQAILHRPQVLILDEPTVGLDPVARHTVWQVLEMLREETGLTILLTTHYMEEAEAACQRVAIMNQGRIVALGTPADLKNRTGNPQASLEDVFTHLTGSQLESGGSFHEMRQMRRRVQRFH from the coding sequence ATGGAAATGGCTATAGAAGTCCAGGATTTGGTGAAATGTTTTGGTAATCACGAGGCGGTGGCCGGTGTCACATTTAATGTAGCCGCAGGGGAGGTATTCGGCCTTCTGGGGCCTAATGGCGCCGGCAAAACGACGACCATTCGCATGTTAACCACCCTTCTGCCCCCTACCGCCGGTCAGATAAAGATTGCCGGCCTTGAGGCCACCCGCCAGGGGGCTCTAGTTCGCCAACTTATCGGCTATGTACCCCAGGCCCTATCCGCCGACGGCACCCTCACTGGTTACGAGAACCTGCTGTTTTTTACCAAACTATTGCGTCTCCCCACCCGGGAACGGAAAAAACGGATTGAGGAAACCCTGGCCTTACTCCACCTGGAAGAGGCCGCGGGGCGGCTGGTGCGGGAATACTCCGGTGGCATGGTGCGGCGGCTGGAAATCGGCCAGGCCATCCTCCACCGGCCCCAGGTACTCATTTTAGACGAACCCACAGTAGGGCTGGACCCGGTAGCCCGGCACACCGTCTGGCAAGTATTGGAGATGCTCCGGGAAGAAACCGGCCTGACGATTCTGCTTACCACCCATTATATGGAGGAGGCCGAAGCCGCCTGCCAGAGGGTGGCCATTATGAACCAGGGCCGGATTGTGGCCCTGGGAACACCGGCTGACCTGAAAAACCGGACCGGCAATCCCCAGGCCTCCCTGGAGGATGTCTTCACCCACTTGACCGGCAGCCAGTTAGAATCAGGGGGGAGTTTTCATGAAATGCGCCAGATGCGCCGCCGTGTCCAACGCTTCCATTAA
- a CDS encoding acyl-CoA dehydratase activase-related protein, whose translation MSYRVGIPRGLAYYYLFPFMQAFLQALGAEVVVSPPTDALTLAAMSSCPTDEPCVSVKLFYAHAKRLLNSGVDYLFVPALSSVERDNYCCPKLIGAAAMLRNGLGLAAEQVLAPEWNEREKPGLWQDNLREVAARLGVGAAGADQAIQAGFAAQAAAEELAHQGFTIPEVYHRLCGREKPRRQRFDPAAEYDGREVIAVLGHPYLLYDQVGHRVVERLAEYARVITPEMVPAADYRPEVAAIYEGNRLWAYEARILGAGLNLLHRGAITKMVLVEAFECGPASVIETFLATEAEGYDIPFLLLTVDEHTGEAGLVTRLEAFVDTSGGRRGGRPREKSIAAPPPRRQELRVGAPGMGLLDVALATVLQECGVEMVPTPPVTKHTVELGKEVAPEFICYPLVTTLGQIREVLERGANTIVMVGGKGRCRLGWYAQVQELLLKRLGLDFRLVIIDSPLPLRERWPAFRRALAEITGNAPLWRIMRGIYRGYQKMMALDRAEALVRRKRAYESRRGAADRLWQDFVVQIKRAAGAGQVKGLYQGFTAALRAIPEEESQPLRVKIVGEIYTLLEEFVNQEIERFLASRPEPRVEVVRETSASQWFNLNVLHRRREVDRYRAVLAAAAPYLNVCVGGHGQESVGETVLAAREGYDGVIQLLPFTCMPEIVAQNILVPLSEKLDIPFLSLIVNEQSGTAGWETRLEAFLEVLAERREKTAISGGEGYGLLPGY comes from the coding sequence TTGTCGTACCGGGTTGGTATTCCGCGCGGGCTCGCTTATTATTATCTTTTTCCCTTCATGCAGGCTTTCCTGCAGGCCCTGGGGGCCGAGGTCGTCGTATCGCCGCCGACGGATGCCCTGACCCTGGCAGCTATGAGCTCCTGCCCCACCGACGAGCCCTGCGTCTCCGTCAAGCTCTTCTATGCCCATGCGAAAAGGCTGCTGAATAGCGGGGTCGATTACCTCTTCGTCCCGGCCCTGTCCAGCGTTGAAAGGGACAACTATTGTTGTCCGAAGCTCATCGGTGCCGCGGCCATGCTCCGGAACGGCCTGGGCCTGGCGGCCGAACAGGTGCTGGCCCCGGAGTGGAACGAGCGGGAGAAACCGGGCCTCTGGCAGGACAACCTCCGGGAGGTGGCCGCCCGCCTGGGGGTTGGAGCGGCAGGCGCCGACCAGGCCATCCAGGCCGGATTTGCGGCCCAGGCTGCTGCCGAAGAATTAGCCCACCAGGGGTTCACCATCCCGGAGGTCTACCACCGCCTTTGCGGCCGGGAGAAGCCGCGCCGGCAACGCTTCGACCCGGCGGCCGAGTATGATGGCCGGGAGGTTATCGCCGTCCTGGGCCATCCCTACCTTCTTTACGACCAGGTCGGCCACCGGGTCGTCGAGCGCCTGGCCGAATATGCCCGGGTAATCACGCCGGAGATGGTCCCGGCCGCAGACTACCGGCCGGAAGTGGCCGCCATCTATGAAGGAAACAGGCTCTGGGCCTATGAAGCCCGCATCCTGGGAGCGGGTCTCAACCTGTTGCACCGGGGTGCGATCACCAAAATGGTGCTGGTAGAGGCCTTTGAATGTGGCCCGGCGTCGGTAATTGAAACCTTCCTGGCAACAGAGGCCGAGGGTTATGATATCCCTTTCCTTTTATTGACGGTGGACGAGCATACCGGTGAGGCCGGCCTGGTGACCCGCTTGGAAGCCTTCGTCGATACCAGCGGCGGCCGCCGGGGCGGCCGGCCCCGGGAAAAGAGTATCGCCGCGCCACCGCCGCGCCGCCAGGAGCTGCGGGTCGGCGCCCCGGGCATGGGGCTCCTGGACGTAGCCCTGGCGACGGTGTTGCAGGAGTGCGGGGTGGAGATGGTCCCGACGCCGCCGGTAACCAAACACACGGTGGAACTGGGCAAGGAAGTGGCCCCGGAGTTTATCTGTTACCCCCTGGTTACCACCCTGGGCCAGATCCGGGAGGTCCTGGAGCGGGGGGCCAACACCATCGTCATGGTGGGTGGCAAGGGTCGTTGCCGCCTGGGCTGGTACGCCCAGGTCCAGGAGCTTTTATTAAAACGCCTGGGCCTCGATTTCCGCCTGGTGATTATCGACTCGCCCCTGCCCTTGCGGGAGCGCTGGCCCGCCTTCCGGCGGGCCCTGGCGGAAATCACCGGCAATGCCCCTCTGTGGCGGATCATGCGGGGGATCTACCGGGGCTACCAGAAAATGATGGCCCTGGACCGGGCCGAAGCCCTGGTCAGGCGCAAGCGCGCCTACGAAAGCCGGCGCGGCGCCGCGGATAGGCTCTGGCAAGATTTCGTCGTCCAGATTAAAAGGGCTGCCGGGGCCGGACAGGTAAAGGGTCTATATCAGGGTTTCACCGCGGCCCTCCGGGCTATCCCCGAGGAGGAGAGCCAGCCCCTGCGGGTGAAAATCGTGGGGGAGATCTATACCCTCCTGGAGGAATTCGTCAACCAAGAGATCGAGCGCTTCCTGGCCTCCCGCCCGGAACCCCGGGTGGAGGTGGTGCGGGAGACCTCGGCCAGCCAGTGGTTTAACCTCAATGTCCTCCACCGGCGCCGGGAAGTAGACCGCTACCGGGCGGTATTGGCGGCGGCGGCCCCCTACCTCAACGTCTGCGTGGGGGGGCACGGCCAGGAGAGTGTCGGCGAGACGGTCCTGGCCGCCCGGGAGGGGTATGACGGGGTCATCCAGCTGTTACCCTTCACCTGTATGCCGGAGATCGTAGCCCAGAATATCCTGGTACCCTTGAGTGAAAAGCTGGATATCCCCTTCCTATCCCTGATTGTCAATGAGCAGAGCGGCACCGCCGGCTGGGAAACGCGCCTGGAGGCCTTCCTGGAAGTGCTGGCGGAACGGCGGGAAAAAACAGCCATTTCTGGGGGTGAAGGTTATGGACTGCTTCCTGGGTATTGA
- a CDS encoding ABC transporter permease, with protein MKCARCAAVSNASIKNVATLAGPEPSVPRGKISAYLAASLVVAEMEIRKLRHDPTELFTRAVQPALWLLVFGQAFSRIRAIPTGGVSYQTFMTPGILAQSMMFIAIFYGLSIIWDRDQGILQKLLAMPVPRTAFVTGKALGAGIRALAQVAIILFLALVLRLEIRWSVKAVAFSILTVMVGAMFFATLSMVLAALVKTRERFMGIGQVITMPLFFASNALYPIAIMPAWLQVLATINPLSYIVELLRGYLLGGAMPRAGHDWLVLLGVTVIIQVIAARLYPRIVT; from the coding sequence ATGAAATGCGCCAGATGCGCCGCCGTGTCCAACGCTTCCATTAAAAATGTCGCTACTCTGGCCGGGCCGGAACCCTCGGTCCCGAGAGGGAAGATCAGCGCTTACCTGGCGGCCTCCCTGGTGGTGGCAGAAATGGAGATCCGCAAGCTGCGCCATGATCCCACCGAACTTTTTACCCGGGCGGTACAGCCGGCCCTGTGGCTGCTGGTGTTCGGGCAGGCCTTTTCCCGGATCCGGGCCATACCCACCGGCGGGGTCAGCTACCAGACCTTTATGACGCCGGGGATCCTGGCCCAGTCGATGATGTTCATCGCCATCTTTTATGGGCTGAGTATTATCTGGGACCGCGACCAGGGCATCCTGCAAAAGCTCCTGGCCATGCCGGTACCCCGGACGGCTTTTGTCACCGGCAAGGCTCTGGGAGCCGGGATCCGCGCCCTGGCCCAGGTGGCCATTATCCTCTTCCTGGCCCTGGTGTTGCGGCTGGAGATTCGCTGGAGTGTTAAAGCGGTGGCCTTTAGCATACTCACAGTTATGGTGGGAGCTATGTTCTTTGCTACCCTCTCTATGGTGTTGGCCGCCCTGGTAAAAACCCGGGAGCGTTTTATGGGTATCGGCCAGGTAATAACCATGCCCCTCTTCTTCGCCAGCAACGCCCTCTATCCCATTGCCATTATGCCGGCCTGGCTCCAGGTACTGGCGACTATCAACCCTTTAAGTTATATAGTCGAACTCCTGCGTGGTTACCTGCTGGGAGGGGCCATGCCCCGGGCGGGCCACGACTGGTTGGTCCTCCTGGGGGTTACAGTGATAATTCAGGTTATCGCCGCCAGGCTGTACCCGCGGATTGTAACTTAA